The Denticeps clupeoides chromosome 4, fDenClu1.1, whole genome shotgun sequence genome segment CACTTAACCCTCTTCAGATAAAGTCTACAGTTCTATTAAAAGCTCAAGCACCAGATGTTATCATGATTCTGCTCAGTTGATGTTCTCTTGATATAAATCATAGACATTACTGACATGGTTGTTTGTTGGTTGTGTCCCCAGTTGTCAGGGCGTGGCGCCTCCTGTCCAGTAGTAGTAGGAACTGTACCAGCAGCGACACCTGCTGGCCATCTGCCGCATATTTCCAGGGTCAGACCCTGTATGTAATCATCCTCTGTAAAGCAGGGAACACCAAAAGAAGACATCCTAGATCcgaattaatgaaatgttcttattaaatattttgttctttgcatAGTTGAATGCaaaggaaatggaaatgatatttattaagccatggaggtctggatttggagtcacactcaaaattaaagtggaaaacacactacaggctgatccaacgtagatgtaatgtccttaaaacaagtcaaaatgaggctgagtagtgggtgtggccttcatgtgcctgtatgacctgcCTACATCGCCTGGACGTGCTCCTGATGGGGTGGTTGATGGTCTCccgagggatctcctcccagacctggactaaagcatccgacgactcctggacagtctgttggtggatggagcgagacaagATGTCCCAGATGAGTTGatctggattcaggtctggggaacgggcgagTCCTTcacatcaatgccttcatctcgCAGGAACTGTTGCAACAGTCCAGCCACGTGAGGtccagcattgtcttgcattaggaggaaccagggccaaccacaccagcatatggtctcacgaGGGTTTCTGAGGagctcatctcggtacctaatggcagtcaggccacctctggcgagcacatggagggctgtgcggtcccttaaagaaatgccacccaacaccattactgacccactgccaaacctgcaggcagcagaacatccaGTGTggacctgctttcatctgtgaagagcacagggagcCAGTGGCGAATTCACCTGCCTTTAGTGTTCGCTGgtaaatgccaaacatgctgcacggtgttgggctgtaagcagaacccccacctgtggacatcGCAGACACAAGCAcgtttgtggcctgctggaggtcatagtgcctgttcctccttgtacaaaggtCCTGCTGTTAGGTTGCTGCCCTCccccacgtctcctgatgtccTGTTAACctcaagactctcttgtcaatcctgaagaggcttggatttcagggctcagcatggcagtggtttgcttcctaccttgatgagcgatcttaccaagtaacttggaaaggatccacctctacctcacgtagactctccactggtgtccctcaaggctcggtgctaggtcctcaccttttctccctctacatgagatcacttggtgaggtcacttcctcacatggattatcctaccactgctatgctgacacacaactcctcttctcctttcctccctctgatctacatgctgcttacaaaatctctgcatgtctaaccgacatctcgtcttggatggcagcccatcacctccaactcaatcccaccaaaactgaactaatattcattccagcagattcttcaccacatcaggatcttgctatttacctggacaactcacagctctcgctttctacaacagcccacaaccttggaatagacaaccaactctccttctcgactcacatcagcaacctttacCACTCAGGTAGATtctctctctacaatatcatacaaatctgtcaacccaggccacccaactactggttcagtccttagtaatctcacgactggactactgtaactcccttctagctggtctaccactatgtaccatccaacctctacaactcatacaaaatgcagcagcacgactgatcttcaaccttcccaagttctccacaccgcccctctgctacgttccctccactggctcccagtagctgcacgcatcaggttcaaaatactgatgctggcctacaaagccaaacatggagtagcaccatcctacctcacagcccttattacacctcgcactgcacctcgtatactccgagcctccagtactgctcgcctggtccctccatctctgaaggtaaaaggaaaacattcatctagactcttctccgtcttggcccctcggtggtggaatgaacttccagctcagtcactgagcaccttcacacggcagctgaagaccttcctctttagagaagatttagattaaattgtaattttcttgttgtcgaactttgtgtacagaatctacaacagagtgaataaaatagatgtattcatagttggggtcctagtgaaccggaattgatctcttcatccatggtaacatggaagcacgttgtaagtcgctctggataagggcgtctgccaaatgccttaaatgtaaatgtaatgtcctGGCCGGTCTCCTGGTGATGCCTCCATGCTCTAGACACTAGGGTTagtgccacagctcacattgatgttccatcctggatgagctgcaccacCTGAGCCACTTGCGTGTGTTGCAGGCAGAAAGTACAGGAAGTGAGAAGtgttctgtggtcaccacctgcagaaccacgttTTATTGGGGACGTCCTGCTAATTTCCTATAATTTCCACTTGTTGTCTGCACGTTTGACTGTCAGTCCGTGTtccttcctaagtggacagtttgatttgacAGAAGTGcgactgacttggagttacgTGCCGTTGTTTAAGTGTTTTGCCTGTATTTTTCTGAGCTGTGTGTATAACAGAGACAAGTGTGTCCAATGAgtcttttattaaaaacacagacTGGACAATGTGTACAGGAGActaatttattatataaaaaaagactgTACATTCATTGCGAAATCCTATGTACAAATGGAAAGAAACAAGTTAAGAGGGAGAGACTGGGTTCGGATACAGATCACTTTCCACATTTCATGTGACGAAGCGAAGAACAACGTAAAAACAAGGCCTTGGAATTGTCACCACCGTGGTCAGCAGACGGCCagtagaaaataaataacatcTGATAATGCACATGGTAACCATTCCAACAACAGCAGTTGAGACgctttattaaaagaaaagtgAACTATTACCGCACAATACTAGAAAAAGAGCTGAGAAATGGAATATAAACCAACCGATGATAAAAATGCTTGTGTGCAACTTGACCGTGTCTGGCTGTAAACATGACTGGGAATAAATGGGAATAAACCCCAGCATGCTTAATGCCCCTACAGTTGTACTGGACTCTTAAGGCCACCTCTCCAAACCATAATCAGCACATGCAAGACTTACAGCAaaggtcatcatcatcatcgtcatcgtaACCACCTGCAGGTCATGTCCTTCAAACATTGGTTTGGCATGAAGAATACAACAGCATGGCACAAAGTGGTCTGTTACCCAAATGGGCGTTTCCATTCAGTGTAAACAAGTTTGTGCTATCGCAACCACACCCGTTCTAGTCTGTACAATCCAGACACGCCCACAGGGCACCTGGGGACTTCCCCCCGTCACCCAGCGTCAGCCGTAGATGAAACAAGTCCCGGAACCTCCGATAACAACGCGGCGTGATGGAATTAAAAGGAGAGCAAACTGGTGAATAGCACCCAGCTCTAATACTGTAGAGATAATGTACggatttttcatatatatacacaacgCTTAGGAAGGACATTCAATTGGCTTTCTGTTCAGATGGCATTAatatgagaaaagaaaaacctttaaaaacatttgcacTTCATACACAGAGTCACTGTtagacgcgcacacacacacacacacacacacacacacatacaaaactcTACTAAACAACTACTGGATTTTCACATTACAGTATTTACAAAACAAGACTTACTCCGATAtaagcaaattattattattcatatctttacattttatagtGGGCAACGCTAGAAACGGCCCCCAACACCGAACAGAGCAGAGAGACGCGACGTGGCGAGAACCTTCGGACACGTCAGTCAGCGTAGTGCATGATGGACTCCACGTAGTTGCCTGGAAACAGACCGGTGACGCCGTTGCAGACGCCCTCGAACCAGCCGTCGTCGTTCTTCTTGATGATGTAGATGATGGCGCCCTCCATGAAGGACAGCTCGTCGTCTTTGTCCTTGGTGTAGTCGTAGATGGCCACCACTGaggaatgtaaaaatatatatataaaagtctGACTGGAGAGAGAAAAGATTTGAGAAGATACTGTGGTTTTTAAATCAAGCAACTCAACAAagataaaaaagtatttttaagcTTAAATGTAATTGTGTAGGGTGAACTTTTACATCCAGAGGGGTCATGGAAGAAGAACGGTGAACGttggcagtgggggcctagcggttaaggaagcggcactggtaaacagaaggttgccggttcgaatcccgagccgtcaaggtgccaccgagcaaagcaccgtccccacacactgctccccgggcccctgtcatggtgcccactgctcactcggggtgatggttaaatgcagaggacacgtttcactgtgtgcaccgtgtgttgcgctgctgtgcatcacatgtgacaatcactacactttatcgAGATTTTGTGGGAGCGTTTCCCAGACATCACGGGATCTTTATTGTGGGACGTTGGAGAAATGTTTGACGCCTCGTTCTCACACATCCCTGGAAAATCTCTTTAAACTTCTGCTCGGACCAGAATGGGAAACTGTAAAGTTTGAAGATGTAAATGAGGACGCCACTGACATCTCACAAGAGCCAAATGAGAACCTGCTGCAGACGTCCATAAGGTCCCAGTAGCGTCCATCACAGAACGTAATGTCACAAATGTCCAGTCATGAACAATGTGTATTGGCTTGAATATTCATGATCTAATAATGAAACAGCTATATGGGTGTCATGGCTGGCATGGGTGTGAAGGTGCCACCTTTCTCCACATAAGATTTGGGTGCCCAGTGTGGGTCCCCGTCAGCGTAGGGGTCGCTGTAGTGGACGACCGCCGAGTCCTGGTCTTCATAGTCCACTGGTGGCGGGGGAGGCGGCGCGGCCGACTGCTCGAACAGGGGCGTGTCTTCGGGGAGAggtgggggaggaggggaggggctgtCTGTTACTACGGAAACAGAGATCATCAATATAAACGACTGGTATAACACTCCCAAACATTGTAAATCTCATCAGCGACTGTGCAAGCTGACCCACCGTCCCCCTCTTCACGctgacagacagatagatacgCAATTTTACACCGAGTTGTTGcacaacaaagaaagaaagaaagaaagaaaatgaaaatagtaaagaaacaaaagcaaaaagaaaacgTATGAATAGCACATAATACATTGAGCATCGCTGCGAGGATTGTTGTGTGAGTAAATGTACgtatctgtgtgcgtgtgtgttaaaCACTGTGGGGCTGAGAGGCCGCAGCAGGTCGGAACCACGGGCCCAGGAGGCCAGGGACATCATTGTCCCGCCGTCAGAAAGGACAGAGATCTCGGGGGTGGGCCACAGCTGGAGATGCTGGAGATGCCAGAGCCCCGGGCCACAGGGAGGAGGCGCGGAGAAAAGGGCCGTCCCCCTCCGTCCCTGCTCGTCCCAAATCGTATCATCTGAAGCAACCTGCTCAGGAGCCGTTTTAAAAGCCATTTAAAGTGTGACAAGTGACTGTGTCACCAAGTTCCATCaataattttatgtaattttagttattatttccTGAATACAGATAGTGttgttttcatgaatgaaatatctTGGTCAGTAAACCTTCTTGACGTGACGAGGATGAGGCAGCACGTAAATAAATGATGTAATATTGTTTACGAGATAGAAACTAGATTAAAATGTCTGTTCATTTTCACTGATGAAATGAGGCGGAGACGTTATGTCCTCTGGCTTGATGGCGTATCATATCGCGGTTTCTCCCATCCTGTCGCGTGGATGATGTCGCAGCATTAGttcgatttcaggatacttgtggtGCTTTGTCAGACGGCTGGGAAAAACGGCGACGCGATGGTTGGACGCGCCTTCTCCGCAATGAGGCGGGGAAGACAGCAGAACGCGGGGAGAAATGCGGCCACGGGAATGGATGTCGGCTATTCCAGAGTCTGTACGGTAACaataacattataataataataatgataataataagtctctctggtcttggccatggtggtcTTTTAAACAGGTAACCAGATAAGACGGGTAACGAGTGAAGGacagaagagcttcttaaagaagaaggaCCAGTGATGGTATCAAGATCTCCTGGATCTGCACCTACGGACCGCTCTCATCGCTTTAAAtcggacaacttgcacaatcagtggctgccaaataccttTTTTGCTGCACTGTACattctaattaaaatattaatttcatgaCAAATTGTCagcattttgtaaaagcatccAGTGAGGAGCTGAGTTTACGTTCATGATGCAGAACATGACGAACATGGCCGGATATGATTTGCAGCATACTCACTGTTCTCCTGAACCCGGGCCACAAAGCCCGTCAGCGGGATCTGGGGCGTCAGCTGCACcatgggaggaggagggggcggagccacagaCACTGTAGACAGACAGACGCATTCAGTTCACAGAGAAAGACCGAAGCGCAAAGGCTTTCATGAGGCAAACGGACACAATCCCATGATGCATCGCTGTGCATTCCAGAAACAGGAAGTCTGGCAGGATAATGGACAGAGAGACATAATCACCTGGGTTGTGTGTGAAGGCGGGGCCTCCGTTGACGTGTGCTTGGGAGGCGGAGATGGAGGGGGCGCGCCGGTACGTCCCAGTGGCTGACACCATGGAGGCGGAGGAAGAGGTGTGGCGCGAGATCTGGCGGGAGATCGTGCCAAACTGGGACATGGGGGCGGGGCCGAGGCCGGGCGCGTGAGGAAGTGCGGCCACCGCGGCGGCGGCTGTCGGGGGAGAACAGATGCGTGAGAATTGGCGAGTCCGCCGGACGCGCTAAGCGGCGCCGGTGCGGCGTCTGGACCGACCTGCGGCGTTGCTGGCAGGGGTCATGCTGGGGGGCGAGGGGGTGGGCACAGCCAGGGGCACGCCCACACCGCTGTTCCCACTGTTGTCCCGCCCACCGCTGCTCCCACTGCTCCCGCTGGCCAATCACAGAGAAAAAGAGGCGTGTCAATTCAGTAACACTATAATAACTCACCACTACATTGTGGTGTGTAGTAGAGGGTTCTTACACGAGCTTACAAAAAATAACGTCCCCGGCACCTCAATTACTCGGAGGCAAATGGTCATGACCTTACATTCTCTGAGATTTATGTGCGAATGTCATATTTACCAGAAAACTGTTAAACTAAAGTCCCCGAGCCCGAGTaaaatgacatcatcagctgtaatttacgcGACTTTTGACAGACACGCtgctgtggaggtgctggaatatggaagcaatgtGACGTGGTTCACCACGTGAAGACAGCAACGATACGTAAAAACCGTCTCTTACTCAGTATTACAGGAATTATGTACTTCATGACATAAATTCACGTGTCAATCACAACCAGTGACCTTTCTGTGAACTTTATctgttcataaaacattttgcatgacTTTTCCAGGCTTTTAGTGACCGTAGGGACCCTGAGCATGGAGACACTACGGGTCTTCACGATttgacaatattttaatatgagtTGAATAGTAAATTTTCAGCGCATGTTGTAATAACATTACCACAAGGTACCTGCTGCTCATCCAGTGCGTCAGGAATACTGAATTTAATCTGAATTTCAAGCGTGCATGAACTTCCATgtcccacacactgtcacatcGCCGTGCGCCTtgtcacgtgtgtgtgtacctgtgtgttcTGGGTCTCTGGTTGAGGGAGGCGGTGCGTCCAGGGCTGTTTTGGCTGCCCAGACGGGCGGGGCTGGTCATGTAGTCGTTGGGCACCACAGGTGGCTTTACAGGTTCCAGGGTTTTGTAGGGTGTGTTCctcctgcgcacacacacacacagacacacaaaaggGTTTAAAATCTATCTGATGTGTATGAAGCAGTGTGAAACATGTGCTGTACCAACCCTAGAGTGCCCCGCCCTGCCATGGGTGGGCTTGGAGGTTTCTGTGTGGGTGGATTGGTCCTTGATAAAGTTCCGCCCCGTGCCGATTGGCTGTTGCCATGCTGCTGAAAACGCCACACGCCAGATCTCACATTAGTCACGAAACATTCAGCACTCACTACAGTTCAGCACACTGTGAACCACGTGACATTAATTCCGTAACTCTCATACGCACAACAGCGGCTGCCCCAGTGCACTCGGGGTAATGTCCTTACCTTTGCTTTAAGCCACTGAGGGAAAGCagttaaagagaaaaaagacgAACGTTATAAAATGGAGGCAAAACAGGAATAGAATGATGAAAATTCTCCTTTTGACTATAGTGTATTTTGCAATTTagtatacagtagaggccaaaagtctggacaccttctcatccaacgtggtttctttatcttcatgaccatttacgttggtagattctcactgaaggcatcaaaactatgaatgaacacatgtggagttctgtacttaacaaaaaaaggtgaaataagtgaaaacatgttttatattctagtttctttgctctggttactgctttacacactcttgccattctctcgatgagcttcaagaggtcgtcacctgaaatgcttctccaacagtcttgaaggagttcccagaggtgtttagcacttgttggtccagctcaccccaaaccatctggattgggttcaggtccggtgactgtggaggtcaggtctccactttttgttaagtacagaactccacatgtgttcattcatagttttgatgccttcagtgagaatctaccaacgtaagtGTCCAcactgttggcctgtactgtatactgtactCTGTATAACTGTATGTAAGAAGTAaaagagacccccccccccaccaaccAGCATAAGATgattaattttttacatttacggcatttaccagacgcccgtatccagagcgacttacagtcagtagtgacagggacagtccccccctggagacactcagggttaagtgtcttgctcagggacacgatggtagtaagtggggtttgaacctgggtcttctggttcataggcgagtgtgttagccgctaggctactagtggGTAAAAATTTATAGTAAGTAAAGAAAACGGGGTTctcaaattaaatgaacaaaatggaAAGAGGAGAAAAGCAGAAGTCCTACAGGCCTGAGGCTCTGAGCACAACCTCTCCATATTTATTAGGGTGATCAATCGATTAAAAATCACAACTAATCGCAGTTAACGTGCTCATTTTGACAGCACGCTCCATGCTGGTTACGGCCCCACAGTGAAATACGCGGCGTATGTCTGATTTTTACATGAatgctttttaatatttttctgtgCGACATTTTCGCAGTTTATAACGTGCAGATTAAGCAGAAAAAGAGCTTGTTCGTGTGCGAGCGCTCCTCAAATCACTTCCTGGTGAGGAAACCATAGCAACACAAGCATGAATTGGGATTCCAGTGGCATTACGGGATGGAGTCCGTTGCTGCTTAGCatgcggcgcggcgcggctgcATCGGTACACCGCGCTCGCGACGCCGTGGGGGCGATGCAGAGAAAGCCGGGCCCTGCAAGAGGCTTCCTGTCCCTTGGCGGAGGCTCGGAACGTTCCGGCCGCTGCGCGGGGGGCTTTTTTGGAGTAACTGAATGGCCTGTGCTGGGGGGGGGTCGGGCAGAAATGGAAGTTCTCGCCGCCGAAGCCAGACACTTTCTGCACCAGCCTGGCAGCTTGAGGCGGAGAAGATGAGGGGAAGAGGAGCACGTCTCCTACCTTGACACCGTGGCCCACGTCGTCCAGCAGCGTGTAGTCGATCGGCTTCCGGATGTACCTCACCGGTCTCTCCATGTTGCCGGGGGCGATAATCTTGTGGGTGCGGGACGTGTTCTTATTGGTGGTCAGGATGCCGATCTCCCGCCGCGCCACCTTCTCCTTGTGGATGTCCACCGTCTGGTTGCAGCAGAGCAAAGCGAGAGTGGATCACTCAGACGTGGGCGGAGCTTTAACAACATTCACCATCACATCATACATCCTGGGTACGTCCGTacccagagcgccttacaatcagtagtgacagggacagtccccccctggagacacaatggtagcaagtggggtttgaacctgggactgtgTTACTGCATCATACtactgtaagggtggtagtagcctagtgggtaacacactcgcctatgaaccagaagacccgggttctaatcccacttactgccattgtgtccctgagcaagacacttaaccgtgagtgtctccagggggggactgtccctgtaactactgattgtaagtcgctctggataaggacgtctggtaaatgctgtaaatgtaaatgtaatctgtaAACTATATAAACAGCTATACACcagtcagccataacattaaaacccCCACAACTGGATTGAGAAGTGAAGAACGTCATCGTTGTGTATCAGGGCGTATTATCCAGCTGCCATTATGGAACACTGAAAATGACACGTGAAGtgtgaaccactgcagcacagcacacggtgaaacatgtcctctgtatttaaccatcacccttgctgagcagtgtgtggggacggtgctttggcggtttgggattcgaaccgaaaACCCACCGCTGCCCCGACTCTTTCCACCAAGGAACGTTTTCCAGAACATGGATGCGCGTGGATAACATCCATCGGTCCACAAAATGTcatcacttcatttacatttatatttacataatttaccagacgcccttatccagagcgacttacaatcagtagttacagggacagtccccccctggagacactcagggttacgtgtcctgctcagggacaccatggtagtaagtggggtttgaacctggtcttctggttcataggcgagtgtgttacccgccaggctactaacaccctgtgAGGGCTCTCAGTCCTCTGCTGTGTGACAAATGACTCGGATTTGTCCTGACTTCACTGGTCAATGGCTCCAACTCACAAATTTGTACAAATTCCATTACGtttaaatttacggcatttggcagacgcccttatccagagcgccctTATCCAAGTTACCATGGCTTTACCATTACAGTAAAGCCAACAGATTCTGCATCTCCATACACAAAACATAACCTGTCAAAGGAGAATTCCATTTTAATAGAACATATAAAGATAATGATTTGTAGCaaacacattattttaaaaggcCAATTGTACGCATTCATCTTCTAGCCTCGAGTGAGTGGGACTATTCACCAATCAGATCGTGCCTACATTGGAACAGCTTATTATGCAGCTGCTCTTGTTTAACCGCCATTAGCTTACAGCATGAAGGGTTTCAGGTACGTGACCACTAAAAATAAAGACAGATGAGAGCTTATTAAACTTTTAACTAACTATTCTAAAACTGTAGCATCAAGTGCAACGTTCCTGATAGTGTCAGTTCAAAACTGCTGTTGGCAGTAAATTTACAATCCACATTTTACTTGTTTGTGCTGAAAATGAAGGATGAAAATAACGACTTGGAAGCTATTAAATCAGTCGTTGACCGtgtctgtgaaggttctcagtcatccacagaactttgtccaTCTGAGGGAagatttatcctccaggttggtgcCACCTCACTCCCGCCTTGAAGCAGGGGAGGgggccccgccctggcagctcctcctgtcCCCTTTAAGCGGGTTGTTAATGTGGCCGACCTGGgggacgtgtgaattgggcctggtTTCCCTGgagatggatgaaagggcagcattatAGGTTGGAGATacgttgtgtctgaggcctccacctctgttgtggatttgcacatgcaaggcctccctcactcctctctcaaaccacctatcttctctgtccaataaaTATTGTGTATAGCCAACTAATCGTCCCAGTGATCAGACAGCAGGACAAATCCGAGTCATTTGTCACACAGCAGAGGACTGAgagccctctctctctctctctctctctctctagatcATCACTCATCAGACAAGATCTGCAGACATCTAAAGAGGCAGACAGG includes the following:
- the LOC114789285 gene encoding abl interactor 1-like isoform X2 — protein: MAELQMLLEEEIPAGKSALVESYQNLARVAEYCENNYVQAQDKRKALEETKAYTTQSLASVAYQINALANNVLQLLDIQASQLRRMESSINHISQTVDIHKEKVARREIGILTTNKNTSRTHKIIAPGNMERPVRYIRKPIDYTLLDDVGHGVKQHGNSQSARGGTLSRTNPPTQKPPSPPMAGRGTLGRNTPYKTLEPVKPPVVPNDYMTSPARLGSQNSPGRTASLNQRPRTHSGSSGSSGGRDNSGNSGVGVPLAVPTPSPPSMTPASNAAAAAAVAALPHAPGLGPAPMSQFGTISRQISRHTSSSASMVSATGTYRRAPSISASQAHVNGGPAFTHNPVSVAPPPPPPMVQLTPQIPLTGFVARVQENITDSPSPPPPPLPEDTPLFEQSAAPPPPPPVDYEDQDSAVVHYSDPYADGDPHWAPKSYVEKVVAIYDYTKDKDDELSFMEGAIIYIIKKNDDGWFEGVCNGVTGLFPGNYVESIMHYAD
- the LOC114789285 gene encoding abl interactor 1-like isoform X1 gives rise to the protein MAELQMLLEEEIPAGKSALVESYQNLARVAEYCENNYVQAQDKRKALEETKAYTTQSLASVAYQINALANNVLQLLDIQASQLRRMESSINHISQTVDIHKEKVARREIGILTTNKNTSRTHKIIAPGNMERPVRYIRKPIDYTLLDDVGHGVKWLKAKQHGNSQSARGGTLSRTNPPTQKPPSPPMAGRGTLGRNTPYKTLEPVKPPVVPNDYMTSPARLGSQNSPGRTASLNQRPRTHSGSSGSSGGRDNSGNSGVGVPLAVPTPSPPSMTPASNAAAAAAVAALPHAPGLGPAPMSQFGTISRQISRHTSSSASMVSATGTYRRAPSISASQAHVNGGPAFTHNPVSVAPPPPPPMVQLTPQIPLTGFVARVQENITDSPSPPPPPLPEDTPLFEQSAAPPPPPPVDYEDQDSAVVHYSDPYADGDPHWAPKSYVEKVVAIYDYTKDKDDELSFMEGAIIYIIKKNDDGWFEGVCNGVTGLFPGNYVESIMHYAD